ACCGTATCCACCATGATCGCACACCTGCTGCGGCATACCGGCTACGGATGCAATGCTTTCCTCGGCGGCATCAGCTCCAATTATGGCAAGAACTTCTGGAGCAGCGACAAACCGGTTGCCGTGATAGAGGCCGATGAATATGACCGCTCTTTCCTGAAACTGAGCCCGGACATCGCTGTACTGACGGCCATGGACCCGGACCACCTGGATATCTATGGCACCGCGGAAGAAGTGGAAGCCGCATTTATCCGGTACACCGCCAATATCAAACCGAACGGCACCTTGCTGGCACGGCACGGCCTTCCACGGGGAACAGATCTGCACGGCGACAACAAGCTCAGCTACAGCCTGCAGAATGATGCTGCAGACATCTATGCCGTTAACATCCGGATGGAGAACGGCGGGTATGAATTTGATGTGATGCAGCAGGACTGGATAATCGATAACCTGAAGCTCTATATCGGCGGCATGCACAATGTGGAGAATATGGTAGCCGCTGTCAGCGTGGCTCACCTGCTCGGTATCAGCAGTGAAAAAATAAGGGCTGCGGTGGCTGATTTCAAAGGCATCCGCCGCCGGTTCGAATACCTGGTGAAAAATGAAAAGGCGGTGTATATAGACGACTATGCACATCATCCCGAAGAGCTGAGAGCGCTGATCACCAGTGCAAAAACTTTGTTCAGCGGCCGGAAATGCACGGTGGTTTTTCAGCCGCACCTTTACTCCCGCACCAGGGATTTTGCGGAAGGGTTCGGAGAAGTGCTGTCCATGGCGGATGAAGTAGTGCTGCTACCCATTTATCCGGCCAGGGAACTGCCCATCGAAGGGGTGAGCAGCGAAATGATCGCCGCCCGGATCAGCGGACCGGAAGTGAAGATCATCAGTCGTGATGAAGTACCGGCATACCTTTCCGGAAATGCTCCGGAAATGCTGATCACGGCCGGGGCGGGAGATATTGACCGGTTACGTGAACCGTTACAGACATTATTGAACAACAAATAAAGTATTCATAATTATGGCACCAAAAACTGCAACAATCCTCAGGCGCATTTTCACTCTCCTTCTCTGGAGCGGTGTGCTGGCGGGTTTTGTGGTACTGCTCGCCGCAGCGGTGCAGGAAAAGGATACCGCAAGATGCAAGGGCATCCGGGTACAGCTCAGGGGAGATGACCGGAATGCGTTCATCGATGAAAATGATATCAAGGCCCTGGTCCTTAAAGACAAGAGCCGCAATCCCGTTGGCACTCCGGTTAGCGAACTGGATATCAATAACCTGGAACAGATCGTGGAAGCAGATCCATGGGTACGCTCCGCCGAACTGTACGTCGATAACCGGCAGATACTGAATATCGATGTGGTGCAGCGGGACCCGCTGGCCCGGGTGTTCACCTTCTCCGGAAACAGCTTTTACCTGGATGAGCAGAATGAGCGCATCCCGGTATCAGACCGCTTCACTGCAAGAGTGCCGGTATTCACCGGTTTCCCTACGGAAGCGGAAAAACTGAGGAAAGAAGACAGCCTGCTCTACAAACAGATCGGCAACATGGCGCGCTTCATCGCCACGGACACCTTCTGGAATGCACAGGTAGAACAGGTAGTGATCACCGGGGACCGGAAATTCGAGATCATTCCCAAGCTCGGCGATCATGTGATCGTTTTCGGAGAAGGGAACGATATCGAAAAAAAGTTCAACAAACTGCTGCTGTTCTACCGCGAAGGACTGAGCAAAGCAGGATGGAACACCTATTCGCGCATCAACATTGCCTACCATGAAGAAGTGATCGGAACGAGAAGAGATGGCAAAAGCGCACCGCCACCGCCCATGTACAGAGATACCACCGACGCCGATGTGGCGATGGACGAAGATCTCCGGGCAACGGTAGCGGCCGTCGATCCGAAACCAGCGGACAACCCCGTACCGGTCAAAAAACCGAAAACGGACAAACCCGCTTCCAGCAAAACCGTCAAGCCAGCCGCCAAAAAGCCTGCAAAGGCCGGCAGCCAGAAGCCCAAAGCGGTATATCCAGGTAACAATCGTAATAATCGCAACTAAAAAATAAACATCACACCATGAATCAGGAAGCTCCCATCATTGTAGGTCTCGACATTGGAACCACGAAGATAGCTGCCATCGCAGGAAGGAAGAATGAATACGGGAAACTGGAAATCCTCGGATTCGGGAAAGCCCCATCATTTGGCGTACAGCACGGAATGGTGCTGAATATCGACCAGACGATCAAGGCCATTCGTCAGGCCCTGGAAAACTGTTATGCCTCCAACCCCAACCTTGAGATCAACGAAGTATATGTCGGCATTGCCGGTCATCATATCAAAAGTCTCCAGACCCGCGGCGATATCGTACGCAGCGACACCGATGCGGAGATATCCCAGAAGGATATCGACCAGCTGATCAACGATCAGTATAAAACGGTAATCCCTGCCAGCGATCAGATCATTGATGTGATCCCGCAGCAATATATTGTGGACAGCCTGCAGAACATCACGTATCCCATCGGCATGAGCGGTGTGAAAGTGGGCGCCAACTTCCATATCATTACGGGAGACAAGAATGCGATCAGGAATATCAACCGCAGTGTGGAAAAATCCGGGCTGCGCATCAAAGACCTCGTACTGCAGCCCCTGGCCTCTGCCGCGGCGGTAATGTGCGATATGGACTTTGAAGCCGGCGTGGCGATTGTAGATATTGGTGGCGGTACAACGGACCTCGCCGTATTCTATGAAGGCATCCTGAAACATACCGCGGTGATCCCCTACGGCGGTGAGAATATCACCAACGATATCAAGAACGGCCTCGGGGTATTGAAAACACAGGCGGAACAAATGAAGGTACAGTTCGGCTATGCGCTGGCGGATGAAGCCAAGAACAACGCCTACATCACCATACCCGGCCTCCGCGGGCAAAGCCCGAAAGAGATATCCGTGAAGAACCTGGCCCATATCATCCAGGCCAGGATGAGCGAGATACTGGACTTCGTGGTGTATCACCTGAAACAGATCGGGATGGACAACAAAATGCTCAACGGCGGCATCATCCTGACGGGCGGCGGCTCACAACTCAAACATCTCATACAATTAACCGAATACACCACTGGCGTCAGCGCACGCATCGGCTACCCCAATGAGCATCTTGCCAGCGGGCATACCGACGAGCTGACGAAACCGATGTACGCAACCTGCGTAGGCCTGATACTGAAAGGCTATAATGATTACGAGAATGACAAAAGAGCGCTGGAAGAAAATTATGTAAAGATCAACACCAGCTATTTCGCGAAAGAACAAGCGGCACGAACGACCGAAGAAGAATGGATGGATGAAGACGAAGACGCCGCAGAAACGGCCGGTGAAAGGCAGGAAAGAAAAGCAAAAGAACGCAACGCCTCTCTCAAGGGTTTCCTGGACAGGATGAAAACAAAGATCATCGACATGTTCACCGAAGAAGAGGACGCCAAACTGTAATGCAGTTCTATGGCGTGATTGTTGCAAGTAAAAACAGTTTTAAAAAATAACGATCAAAACAGTAGCGTAGGAAAACGGTACGTTAATACTAACCCAAAAAAAGAGTAAGAGTCATGATACATTTTGATCTTCCAAAGGAAAAATCCTCCATCATCAAAGTCATTGGCATTGGTGGCGGTGGTAGCAACGCGGTGAACCACATGTTCAGCCAGAACATCGAAGGGGTGAACTTCATTATATGCAATACCGATGCACAAGCTATTGCAAACAGCCCGGTGCCCAACAAGGTACAGCTGGGGCCACACCTCACGCAGGGACTGGGAGCGGGCGCCAACCCTAGGATCGGAGAGCAGGCAACGGAGGAATCCTTTGAAGAAATCAAAAAGATACTGGAGGTGAATACCAAAATGGCATTCATCACCGCAGGCATGGGCGGCGGCACCGGCACCGGAGGCGCTCCCATCATCGCCCGCATCTGTAAAGAGCTGGGTATTCTCACCGTCGGCATCGTAACCACCCCCTTCTCTTACGAAGGGAAGAAACGCATGCTACAGGCGGAAGAAGGCATCAACCGCCTGAAAGATTTTGTAGATACCCTGCTGATCATCTCGAATGACAAGCTGCGCCAGAAATTCGGGGACCTGAAGTTCAAGGCCGCATTCGAGAAAGCAGATAATGTGCTGGCCACCGCAGCCAAATGTATCACCGATGTGATCAACTCCACCGGTCAGATCAATGTGGACTTTGCGGACGTTTGCACCGTGATGCGCAATGGTGGTGTGGCTATCCTCGGCGCCGCCGTAGCAGAAGGTGAGAGCCGTGCGCAGAAAGCGATCGAAGAAGCGCTGACTTCTCCGTTGCTGAACGACAACGATATCAAGGGCGCCAAATGGATCCTGATCAATATTTCCTCCGCCGAAGGCGAGTTCGAGCATACGCTGGATGAAATGGATACCATCCAGGCTTATGTGCAGAGCATGGCTGGGGAAGATTGCGACGTGATCCTCGGTGTGGGATACGACCAGTCGCTGGAGCGCAACCTTGGGGTGACGATCATTGCCACCGGCTTTGAGCAGAACCCTATCCAGCAGATAAAACCCGCCAATACAGATGCCGGACAGAAGGACGAGCCGAAGATCGTGATGACGCTGGGCGCCGAAGGCGAAGAGAAGAAAATGAACAACCAGGGCATGCTCTTCTCCGACGAAGAACCCGCCGAAGCGAAAGATATGATGGCGCCTATGCTGGTAGAACCACAGGTCACCTACCCCGCTCCCGCCGCAAACTTCGTTCCGCCGGTGGAAGAAAAAGAGACCTTTGTACTGAACATATCACCGGTTGAGCCGGAGCCTGCGCCCCCTGTTCCACCCGCTCCACCGGTGCAGCCACCGGTTCAGCAAATGCCGCAACAGGTGCAGCCGCAAAAACCCGCTGCCCAGGCCCCTTCTGCTACTTCCGGAGGTTACCTGAACCGGCCCTCCAACATTTATGTGGAACCGGTGAACAATCAGCAGGACGACAAGCCTGAAATGAAGATGGTGCTACGGGAAGAGCCAGCCACACCGGAACAGCCGCAGCAGCCGCAACAGCCGGAAGCGCCGCAACAGCTCCACGACGAGCAGCAGGATGAACTGAAGCGCAAACAGATGGAACGTGTGGCAAAGCTGCGCAGCATCAGCTTCAACGTGAAGAATATGGAGAACAACCAGGAAATAGAGAACGTACCTGCTTATCTCCGCAGGAATGTCGGGCTGGATAACGGGTCCGGATCAGCCGAGAACTTCTACTCCGGCTACGCAGTAGGCAGCAATGGCGAGAACCAGGCAGAGATCAATACCATCAATACTTTTCTGGACGGCAAAAAACCGGATTAAGATATATTACGTTTGATTGTTTTTTTAGTTGTGTTAAAAAAATCCTCCGATTCCTCGGAGGATTTTTTATGTCTGCTTTTCCGCAGGGCATCAGCAAATGCCCTGTGCTTATATACCGTTCAGCATATCGTTTGCCGCTGTCACCATCTCTCCGGCCTTCCTTGTTTTCAAAGCATCCAGGTTAAATTCCGCCAGTATCTTTTCAACTTCCGCGCCTTTGCCTTCGGCCTTCAGCATGCGGATCTTTTCGTAAGCCTGAATGCCTTCCACCAGCCTTTCAAAACGAATGGAAGAGCGCGGCCCTGGATATACGAGATAAGTGTCCCCGGCCGCCCAGGAGCGGAAGCGGGAATCCTGCAGCGGCGCCTTTACCCAGCAGTTATAGGCCCAGCGCAGGTAACCTGAGTAATCTTTCGCGGCAGCATGCCATCCCAGCCAGGCGGACTCTGCCGGTGGGGAGAAAGTGAAAGTGTTCGGGAACCCTTCCGTACAGCAGGTATAATAAGTGGTGGGCCAGCCTTTCTCCGCTCTCCATTTCCTTTCTTCAGCCGTGAATTCCTGCCCCGAGGCCACGCAATAATCAAAAATATCATTCACCAGCTCCTTATGATAGTTGCCGGCCAGCGAAACCTTCAGGTCCTTATCCACACTGCGGATCAGCTTGATAGCGCTCTGCATGGCTTCCATGGGGCGTTCGTCCATCGCAATGCAGGTGATATCGAACCAGCCCTTTTCCTTCAGATGGCTGGAAAAATCCGCCAGCATCGGGCGCCAGTGATTATCGTATTCTGGCGTGCCGGGCTTGGCAACGATGAACGTGTCCCTCCCTGCCGCTTCATCGAAATAATAGAATTTCAGGTTCCAGGGGATCATGCTGTAGCAGGCCACCTGTTTGGTGACGCCCATGTCCTGCATGAAAGACACCCATTTGTCGAATACCGTATAATCGAAATTCCAGGAACCGTCTTTTTTCTTCGTCCATTTCACCATATCGCCATAGATATCTTCGGTCTGGCTGTTCCAGGGATCATAGATGATGCTGGTGGTGATCACTTTCTGACCGGCTTTGGCAAGCATTTGCATATAAGGTTTCATCGCAGCGAAATGCTCTTCGCTCCACGGAGCCACGTTGTACACCCTTGCTATCGCATATGGACTTTGCCACAGGTCCAGGTGAAAGTCCCAGTTTTCCGGTTGGGGCAGCGTGCGTTCCCCTACGGTGATTTCGTATGCCAGTTTTGCCGGGTCTTTCTTTTCTCCCATCATCACCGTCACCTGTCCCTTATACGTACCCGCAGGTGTATTGGCAGGCACAGCAACGCTGAGCCATACCGGCTGGGTGGTACGGGCGGCGATATTAATAGCGGGAATGATGTCGATGGCGTCCGCCACCAGGGAAGAATCAAAATCTTCCGGTTTGCGATGCCCACATCCCGAGCCATCTTTATTCAGCTCATCCGTCATCACATACCGTACAAAACCGGTATTCACTGCGGACGCCGGGATGCTGTTGCCCTGATCATCTTTCAGGTCGGATTTTTCGATGCTGACTGCCTCCAGGGCGTCTGTGGTGTAGATCAGGAACTGGGTATGAATTTTTTCGCCTTTCCAGGCGCGGGTGTTCCAGCTGGCTTTCAGGGAAGCGGGATCGGGGGCATTACGTTTTTCATAACGGATGTCGGCACTGCCGAATCCCGCATGTGAGCCGGGTGTTACGGCTGCCCAGGTGGCCTCGTCTACCGGCCGGGGATCGGGCAGTTCCTGGTATTGTTGCGGTTGCTGTTCCTGCTGCTGTACGTTTACATTGCAGGAAATTGCCAGCAGCAATGCTGCGGCATAAAAGAGCTTCATCATACAAGACATGTTTTAGAGTAGAGACCCTAAATATAATACCTGTCCTGTTTTCCAGCAACACTAATCCTCCTCCCGGTATCTTTCGTGTATCCTTTTCAGTTGAAGATTGGTCACCGGCGCCACCACCAGCGGGAATTTTTCCAGGGTCACGTAGCTCGAGTCCAGCCCGAAGCCTCTTTCCTCGGACAATCCGATCCTTTTCAGCAGGAAATACAGGCGCATGATGATGCGCTCATGCAGCGGAAGATCGTTATCGTGCGAAAGGAATTTTTCCATGACGATGAACTGGAAATCGCCGACTACATTATTCTTGCTGAGCGACTCGTAGCGGCTGGTGATGTTCACCTCCTTGTTGCGCACCATATCCTCCACTACCATCCTGAACATCAGGTTGATGCGCTGCTCCACCCTGAAACCCAGGCGGAATTCCACGCGGATCACCTCATTCGGAATGATGGTCTGCACCGAATACTCGCTCATGTACGGTTCATCCACCACATCCACATGCACGAACCAGTAAATATCCGCGCGTTTGGGCTTTTTATTGAGGATGGAGTAAATGACCTTGTGCTCGATCTCCTTCGGATTGTCGGCACTGCTCATATACACGAGGTGGGTGGCATATTTGGGGATGGTGGTATCGTTGCTCAGTTCCTGCAGGATAGGCAGGTAATCTTCCAGCTTCACGAACTCCACATAACGGTTCTTGATCTTGCGGGAACGGAACCAGGCGTACATCACGAGGAACAAGGCCCCGGCCACGATCACGGTCACATAGCCGCCATGCATGAATTTCACCAGGTTGGCGAAAAGGAACGAGAATTCTATGGAAAGATAGACCACCAGGTACAGGGCGATCCACATCAGCTTTACCCTGCGGGTATATAGATAAAAGGCAAAAAGGCAGGAGGTCATCAACATACAGATGGTGATAGACAGGCCATAGGCTGCCTCCATCTTCCCGGATTCGCGGAAGATCAGCACAATAGCTGTACATCCGACGAATAACATCAGGTTAATGCCGGGGATATACAGCTGCCCCCTTAATTCGGTGGGGTAGTTGATTTTCAGCTTGGGCCACAGGTTCATCCGCATGGCTTCGGAGATAAGGGTAAAAGATCCGGAGATCAGCGCCTGGCTGGCAATGATGGAGGCAATGGTAGCGATCAGTACCCCGAAAATGACGAACCATTCCGGCATGATGCTGAAAAAGGGATTGATACCGCCCGCCAGTGTCTGCCCTTTCTGGGTGAGCAGCCATGCACCCTGACCGAGATAGTTGAGTATGAGGGATGATTTTACGAATATCCAGGAAATACGGATATTGCCCCGTCCGCAGTGCCCGAGATCGGAATACAGGGCTTCCGCCCCCGTAGTACAAAGGAAGACCGCCCCGAGGATCAGAAAGCCCTGGGGGTAAAGGGTCAATAATTCAATGCCGTAGTAGGGATTAAAGGCTTTCAATACAGAGAGGTCATCCGCAATATGGGAAACGCCGAGTACTGCCAGCATACCGAACCACACGACCATAATGGGCCCGAACATCTTTCCGATGGACATGGTGCCGAACTGCTGCATGAAGAACATGCCGCTGATAATGGCCAGTACGATCTTCACGATGGTCCATTCCCCCAGGTCCCGGAAGACCTGCAGGGTACGCAAACCTTCAATGGCCGAGGTAACGGTAATAGGCGGGGTAATGATGCCGTCAGCCAGCAAAGCCGCTCCCCCGATCATCCCGAAGATGACGGTCCACTTGCCATGCCTTCGCACCAGCGCGTATAGAGAGAATATCCCGCCCTCGCCCTTGTTATCCGCTTTCAAGGTCAGGATCACATATTTTACCGTCGTCTGGAGGGTGAGCGTCCATATAATGCAGGAAATCCCCCCGATCACCA
This genomic stretch from Chitinophaga sp. XS-30 harbors:
- the murC gene encoding UDP-N-acetylmuramate--L-alanine ligase; its protein translation is MELSNIHRVYFVGIGGIGMSAIARFFNEKSVAVSGYDKTPTQLTQQLETEGIGIHYAEDLALIDKAADLVVYTPAIPATHKELVYFRENGYEVVKRSDVLQEITRELFAITVAGTHGKTTVSTMIAHLLRHTGYGCNAFLGGISSNYGKNFWSSDKPVAVIEADEYDRSFLKLSPDIAVLTAMDPDHLDIYGTAEEVEAAFIRYTANIKPNGTLLARHGLPRGTDLHGDNKLSYSLQNDAADIYAVNIRMENGGYEFDVMQQDWIIDNLKLYIGGMHNVENMVAAVSVAHLLGISSEKIRAAVADFKGIRRRFEYLVKNEKAVYIDDYAHHPEELRALITSAKTLFSGRKCTVVFQPHLYSRTRDFAEGFGEVLSMADEVVLLPIYPARELPIEGVSSEMIAARISGPEVKIISRDEVPAYLSGNAPEMLITAGAGDIDRLREPLQTLLNNK
- the ftsZ gene encoding cell division protein FtsZ: MIHFDLPKEKSSIIKVIGIGGGGSNAVNHMFSQNIEGVNFIICNTDAQAIANSPVPNKVQLGPHLTQGLGAGANPRIGEQATEESFEEIKKILEVNTKMAFITAGMGGGTGTGGAPIIARICKELGILTVGIVTTPFSYEGKKRMLQAEEGINRLKDFVDTLLIISNDKLRQKFGDLKFKAAFEKADNVLATAAKCITDVINSTGQINVDFADVCTVMRNGGVAILGAAVAEGESRAQKAIEEALTSPLLNDNDIKGAKWILINISSAEGEFEHTLDEMDTIQAYVQSMAGEDCDVILGVGYDQSLERNLGVTIIATGFEQNPIQQIKPANTDAGQKDEPKIVMTLGAEGEEKKMNNQGMLFSDEEPAEAKDMMAPMLVEPQVTYPAPAANFVPPVEEKETFVLNISPVEPEPAPPVPPAPPVQPPVQQMPQQVQPQKPAAQAPSATSGGYLNRPSNIYVEPVNNQQDDKPEMKMVLREEPATPEQPQQPQQPEAPQQLHDEQQDELKRKQMERVAKLRSISFNVKNMENNQEIENVPAYLRRNVGLDNGSGSAENFYSGYAVGSNGENQAEINTINTFLDGKKPD
- a CDS encoding DUF4091 domain-containing protein; amino-acid sequence: MMKLFYAAALLLAISCNVNVQQQEQQPQQYQELPDPRPVDEATWAAVTPGSHAGFGSADIRYEKRNAPDPASLKASWNTRAWKGEKIHTQFLIYTTDALEAVSIEKSDLKDDQGNSIPASAVNTGFVRYVMTDELNKDGSGCGHRKPEDFDSSLVADAIDIIPAINIAARTTQPVWLSVAVPANTPAGTYKGQVTVMMGEKKDPAKLAYEITVGERTLPQPENWDFHLDLWQSPYAIARVYNVAPWSEEHFAAMKPYMQMLAKAGQKVITTSIIYDPWNSQTEDIYGDMVKWTKKKDGSWNFDYTVFDKWVSFMQDMGVTKQVACYSMIPWNLKFYYFDEAAGRDTFIVAKPGTPEYDNHWRPMLADFSSHLKEKGWFDITCIAMDERPMEAMQSAIKLIRSVDKDLKVSLAGNYHKELVNDIFDYCVASGQEFTAEERKWRAEKGWPTTYYTCCTEGFPNTFTFSPPAESAWLGWHAAAKDYSGYLRWAYNCWVKAPLQDSRFRSWAAGDTYLVYPGPRSSIRFERLVEGIQAYEKIRMLKAEGKGAEVEKILAEFNLDALKTRKAGEMVTAANDMLNGI
- a CDS encoding KUP/HAK/KT family potassium transporter gives rise to the protein MVKDFNKATLAGLIVALGIIYGDIGTSPLYVFKAIVGPNEISELLVIGGISCIIWTLTLQTTVKYVILTLKADNKGEGGIFSLYALVRRHGKWTVIFGMIGGAALLADGIITPPITVTSAIEGLRTLQVFRDLGEWTIVKIVLAIISGMFFMQQFGTMSIGKMFGPIMVVWFGMLAVLGVSHIADDLSVLKAFNPYYGIELLTLYPQGFLILGAVFLCTTGAEALYSDLGHCGRGNIRISWIFVKSSLILNYLGQGAWLLTQKGQTLAGGINPFFSIMPEWFVIFGVLIATIASIIASQALISGSFTLISEAMRMNLWPKLKINYPTELRGQLYIPGINLMLFVGCTAIVLIFRESGKMEAAYGLSITICMLMTSCLFAFYLYTRRVKLMWIALYLVVYLSIEFSFLFANLVKFMHGGYVTVIVAGALFLVMYAWFRSRKIKNRYVEFVKLEDYLPILQELSNDTTIPKYATHLVYMSSADNPKEIEHKVIYSILNKKPKRADIYWFVHVDVVDEPYMSEYSVQTIIPNEVIRVEFRLGFRVEQRINLMFRMVVEDMVRNKEVNITSRYESLSKNNVVGDFQFIVMEKFLSHDNDLPLHERIIMRLYFLLKRIGLSEERGFGLDSSYVTLEKFPLVVAPVTNLQLKRIHERYREED
- a CDS encoding cell division protein FtsQ/DivIB — encoded protein: MAPKTATILRRIFTLLLWSGVLAGFVVLLAAAVQEKDTARCKGIRVQLRGDDRNAFIDENDIKALVLKDKSRNPVGTPVSELDINNLEQIVEADPWVRSAELYVDNRQILNIDVVQRDPLARVFTFSGNSFYLDEQNERIPVSDRFTARVPVFTGFPTEAEKLRKEDSLLYKQIGNMARFIATDTFWNAQVEQVVITGDRKFEIIPKLGDHVIVFGEGNDIEKKFNKLLLFYREGLSKAGWNTYSRINIAYHEEVIGTRRDGKSAPPPPMYRDTTDADVAMDEDLRATVAAVDPKPADNPVPVKKPKTDKPASSKTVKPAAKKPAKAGSQKPKAVYPGNNRNNRN
- the ftsA gene encoding cell division protein FtsA, producing MNQEAPIIVGLDIGTTKIAAIAGRKNEYGKLEILGFGKAPSFGVQHGMVLNIDQTIKAIRQALENCYASNPNLEINEVYVGIAGHHIKSLQTRGDIVRSDTDAEISQKDIDQLINDQYKTVIPASDQIIDVIPQQYIVDSLQNITYPIGMSGVKVGANFHIITGDKNAIRNINRSVEKSGLRIKDLVLQPLASAAAVMCDMDFEAGVAIVDIGGGTTDLAVFYEGILKHTAVIPYGGENITNDIKNGLGVLKTQAEQMKVQFGYALADEAKNNAYITIPGLRGQSPKEISVKNLAHIIQARMSEILDFVVYHLKQIGMDNKMLNGGIILTGGGSQLKHLIQLTEYTTGVSARIGYPNEHLASGHTDELTKPMYATCVGLILKGYNDYENDKRALEENYVKINTSYFAKEQAARTTEEEWMDEDEDAAETAGERQERKAKERNASLKGFLDRMKTKIIDMFTEEEDAKL